Proteins found in one Bremerella volcania genomic segment:
- a CDS encoding DinB family protein translates to MTEPAPFQRYLDLAPEQNCEIALQIQHEQELPKFQLVSEDQACIVHPPYQWTIKEVVGHLSDTERVFAYRALRFARGDATPLPGFDQDAYMLTANFNDRPYEELVQELNLVRQATVELFRTLPEEAFEREGTASGYQWTVRNLGRCCVGHVRHHLEIVQRRVSSA, encoded by the coding sequence ATGACGGAACCTGCACCCTTTCAGCGTTACCTGGACCTGGCTCCTGAGCAGAACTGCGAGATCGCACTCCAGATTCAACACGAGCAGGAACTCCCCAAATTCCAGCTGGTTTCGGAAGACCAAGCGTGCATCGTCCATCCCCCGTATCAGTGGACCATTAAAGAGGTCGTCGGACACTTGAGCGATACCGAACGTGTATTCGCCTATCGAGCGTTAAGGTTTGCACGAGGGGACGCCACGCCACTGCCCGGTTTCGATCAAGATGCCTACATGTTGACGGCCAACTTTAACGATCGACCGTATGAAGAGCTGGTACAAGAACTGAACTTGGTACGGCAAGCGACGGTCGAGCTGTTTCGCACGCTGCCCGAAGAGGCCTTCGAACGCGAAGGGACCGCCAGCGGATATCAGTGGACCGTGCGGAATCTAGGCCGCTGCTGCGTGGGGCATGTGCGGCATCACTTAGAGATCGTGCAGCGACGCGTTAGTTCCGCTTAA
- a CDS encoding glucose 1-dehydrogenase, whose protein sequence is MKAIAVNPGTPNSVHLRDIPEPSLDQFPNGKGVLVKVLKVGVDATDKEINEALYGNAPPGDEFMVIGHESFGIVEAVGENVTRFKPGDYVTATVRRPGGSIYDKIGTYDMTSEETYYERGINLLHGYLTEKFVDEEDYIIRVPQGLTHLHVLMEPMSCAAKAVHQAYEVQRRMKVWSPKVAWVMGAGQIGLLTTLCLRLRGLQVSTIARSPGPHLKQEITEGMEANYVSTKTTDLDELVKQTGRPDVIVDATGSSIIAFESMKYLGLNGVLVFTSVTGDSDKHELPTSKINLEWVLGNKLLLGSVNANRDHFEMGIKDLALGEMMYPGVVEKILTNPVNGLDNYAEMMRLLVEDNSALKVYVNVASE, encoded by the coding sequence ATGAAGGCGATTGCGGTTAACCCCGGGACCCCCAACAGCGTTCATCTTCGTGATATTCCTGAACCTTCCCTCGATCAGTTCCCCAACGGAAAGGGCGTGCTGGTGAAGGTGCTTAAAGTTGGGGTCGATGCGACCGACAAAGAAATTAACGAAGCCCTCTACGGCAACGCCCCTCCAGGGGACGAATTCATGGTCATCGGTCACGAGTCGTTCGGCATCGTCGAAGCGGTCGGCGAAAACGTCACACGCTTCAAGCCAGGCGACTACGTTACCGCTACGGTTCGTCGTCCCGGTGGTTCGATCTACGATAAGATCGGCACCTACGACATGACCAGCGAGGAAACCTACTACGAACGCGGCATCAACCTGCTGCATGGTTACCTCACCGAGAAGTTTGTCGACGAAGAAGACTACATCATTCGCGTCCCGCAGGGTCTGACGCACCTGCACGTTCTGATGGAGCCGATGAGCTGCGCCGCCAAGGCCGTTCATCAAGCGTACGAAGTGCAGCGTCGCATGAAAGTCTGGAGCCCGAAGGTGGCCTGGGTGATGGGCGCCGGTCAGATTGGCTTGCTCACCACGCTTTGCCTCCGTCTTCGCGGTCTGCAGGTCAGCACGATTGCCCGTTCCCCCGGCCCGCATCTCAAGCAAGAGATCACCGAAGGGATGGAAGCCAACTACGTCAGCACCAAGACCACCGACCTGGACGAACTGGTCAAACAGACCGGCCGACCGGACGTCATCGTCGACGCCACGGGTAGCAGTATCATTGCTTTCGAGAGCATGAAGTACCTGGGCCTGAACGGTGTGTTGGTCTTCACCAGCGTTACCGGCGACAGTGACAAGCACGAACTGCCTACCTCGAAGATCAACCTGGAATGGGTGTTGGGCAATAAGCTGCTCTTGGGTAGCGTGAACGCCAACCGCGACCACTTCGAGATGGGGATCAAGGATCTGGCCCTGGGCGAAATGATGTACCCTGGCGTCGTGGAAAAGATTCTGACCAACCCGGTTAATGGCTTGGACAATTACGCCGAAATGATGCGACTGCTTGTCGAGGACAATTCGGCGCTGAAGGTTTACGTGAACGTCGCTTCCGAATAA
- a CDS encoding FdhF/YdeP family oxidoreductase, whose protein sequence is MKKPTSGGGWQAIRYTFQKAREAGGYWKFWKAMRSKNACKTCALGMGGQKGGMVNEQGSFPEVCKKSMQAMAADMQGGIPEDFWKNYSIPQLKKFTPYQMEHAGRLTQPMLWEEGQQNYRPISWEDALGRVINKLKSLAADETFWYFSGRSSMEAGFLLQLFARLYGTNNVNNCSYYCHQASGVGLASTVGSGTATIVLEDVEHADLVFLIGGNPASNHPRLMSTLKQVRRRGGEVIVINPVIETGLVNFRVPSDPISLLFGTKIATLYVQPDIGGDLALLYGIAKRVLELGGQDQEFLDNHCENTAEWIDFLQQLPWEEIEAKSGVGKLQVEDIAQRYIKAKRVIFSWTMGITHHAHGVNNVQAIAGLAAMRGMVGKPGCGLMPIRGHSNVQGIGSVGVTPTLKQAIFDGLEKEYGVQLPTTPGLDTLGCMEDAHAGKLKMGLCLGGNLYGSNPDLAFAAESIQRLETMVYLSTTLNTGHAHGLAKETIILPVLARDEEPYPSTQESMFNYVRMSEGGPRRLEGPRGEVDVIASIGEGVLENRTPIDWKSMQDTNKIRAALAKVVPGFEKIADIDKTKKEFQIDGRTFHTPQFPTPSGRLILHHHEIPELKGTGENELRLMTVRSEGQFNTVVYEEYDVYRGIDRRDVIVLHPDDCKRLGVTAGQKVTIQSSIGQIDGFVVHEFTDIKPGNALMYYPEANTLVSRTADPQSKTPAFKGVVVTVRPT, encoded by the coding sequence ATGAAAAAGCCAACCAGTGGCGGCGGCTGGCAAGCGATCCGATACACCTTTCAGAAAGCGCGCGAGGCGGGCGGCTATTGGAAGTTTTGGAAAGCCATGCGGAGTAAGAACGCGTGCAAGACGTGCGCCCTGGGCATGGGCGGCCAAAAGGGAGGCATGGTCAACGAGCAAGGCTCGTTCCCGGAAGTCTGCAAAAAGTCGATGCAGGCCATGGCCGCCGACATGCAAGGTGGGATTCCCGAAGACTTCTGGAAGAATTATAGCATCCCCCAGCTGAAGAAGTTCACTCCCTATCAGATGGAGCACGCCGGTCGCCTGACGCAGCCGATGCTGTGGGAGGAAGGGCAGCAGAACTATCGTCCGATCTCTTGGGAAGATGCCCTGGGCCGCGTGATCAACAAGCTGAAGTCGCTCGCCGCCGACGAAACCTTCTGGTACTTCAGTGGCCGCAGCAGCATGGAGGCCGGCTTTCTGCTGCAGCTATTTGCGCGCCTGTATGGCACCAATAACGTCAACAATTGCAGCTACTACTGTCATCAGGCCAGTGGCGTTGGGCTGGCAAGTACCGTCGGCAGTGGCACGGCGACGATCGTACTGGAAGACGTTGAGCACGCCGACCTGGTGTTCTTGATCGGCGGCAACCCGGCCAGCAATCACCCGCGGTTGATGTCGACGCTCAAACAAGTTCGCCGCCGCGGTGGCGAGGTGATCGTCATCAATCCGGTCATTGAAACCGGCCTGGTCAACTTCCGCGTGCCGAGCGATCCGATCAGCCTGCTATTCGGTACGAAGATCGCGACGCTCTACGTTCAGCCAGACATTGGAGGCGACCTCGCCCTGCTCTACGGCATCGCCAAGCGGGTCCTGGAACTAGGTGGACAAGACCAGGAGTTCCTCGATAACCACTGCGAGAACACGGCCGAGTGGATCGACTTCCTGCAGCAGCTTCCCTGGGAAGAAATCGAAGCGAAGTCCGGCGTGGGCAAGCTTCAGGTCGAGGATATTGCCCAACGTTACATCAAAGCCAAACGCGTCATCTTCAGCTGGACGATGGGTATCACGCATCATGCGCACGGTGTGAATAACGTTCAGGCGATTGCCGGTCTGGCCGCGATGCGCGGAATGGTCGGAAAACCTGGTTGCGGCCTGATGCCCATTCGCGGGCATTCCAACGTGCAAGGGATTGGCTCGGTCGGTGTTACTCCCACGCTCAAGCAAGCCATCTTCGATGGTCTCGAAAAGGAATACGGCGTTCAGCTCCCCACCACGCCAGGGCTCGATACGCTCGGATGCATGGAGGATGCTCACGCCGGCAAACTGAAGATGGGCCTCTGCCTGGGTGGCAACCTTTACGGCAGCAATCCCGATCTGGCATTTGCCGCGGAGTCGATCCAACGCCTTGAAACGATGGTCTACCTCAGCACGACGCTCAACACCGGTCACGCGCATGGCCTGGCCAAGGAAACGATCATTCTGCCGGTGTTGGCCCGTGACGAAGAGCCTTACCCATCGACGCAGGAATCGATGTTCAACTACGTTCGCATGTCGGAAGGAGGACCACGACGCTTGGAAGGCCCGCGGGGTGAGGTCGATGTGATTGCTTCGATCGGCGAAGGGGTTCTCGAGAATCGCACGCCGATCGATTGGAAGTCGATGCAAGATACGAACAAAATTCGTGCCGCCCTGGCCAAGGTCGTGCCTGGCTTTGAAAAGATCGCCGACATCGACAAAACCAAAAAGGAATTCCAGATCGACGGGCGAACCTTCCACACACCCCAGTTCCCCACGCCTAGCGGACGCTTGATTCTGCACCATCACGAGATCCCCGAACTGAAAGGGACCGGAGAAAACGAACTTCGGTTGATGACCGTGCGGAGTGAGGGACAGTTCAACACGGTGGTGTACGAGGAATATGATGTTTACCGTGGCATCGACCGCCGCGACGTCATCGTGCTTCATCCCGACGACTGCAAGCGTCTCGGCGTAACAGCCGGGCAAAAGGTAACGATCCAGTCAAGCATTGGCCAGATTGATGGTTTCGTCGTCCACGAGTTTACCGATATCAAGCCTGGAAACGCCCTGATGTATTACCCCGAGGCCAACACCCTTGTTTCCCGCACGGCAGATCCCCAGTCGAAGACACCAGCGTTCAAGGGAGTCGTCGTCACGGTGCGTCCCACCTAG
- a CDS encoding MarR family winged helix-turn-helix transcriptional regulator — translation MNWKKDDLLCFHLGVAMRKISRIYAEGLAAYEVTPAQLFMLSCLACRNGQKPSELAEEVQLDASSMTGLLDRTEKAKLIRRMRDPADRRALRIYLTPQGKETVEQLKPVIMKLQEKVHEDFFGGYSDEQVACFLEILRSAGSSLDRPS, via the coding sequence ATGAATTGGAAAAAGGACGATCTGCTCTGCTTTCATCTGGGCGTGGCGATGCGAAAAATTTCGCGAATTTACGCCGAAGGTTTGGCAGCGTACGAAGTCACCCCAGCCCAGTTGTTTATGCTTTCTTGCCTGGCTTGTCGTAACGGACAAAAGCCAAGCGAATTGGCCGAAGAGGTCCAATTGGATGCCAGCAGCATGACCGGCCTGCTTGATCGCACCGAGAAAGCGAAGCTTATTCGCCGCATGCGCGATCCAGCCGATCGACGCGCTCTCCGGATCTACCTGACGCCACAGGGGAAAGAAACCGTGGAGCAACTCAAGCCCGTCATCATGAAGTTACAGGAAAAAGTTCACGAGGACTTCTTCGGCGGTTACAGCGACGAGCAAGTTGCGTGTTTCTTGGAAATACTCCGGAGTGCAGGCTCTTCCCTAGATCGTCCCAGCTAG
- a CDS encoding DinB family protein codes for MSMIERLQHQLESARGFTTRILADFQKTEDWVAQICNQSNHALWFIGHMATTDNFFISLLAPEKAVAKEHYQEMFGLGSTPSPKLEDYPPVEEVRGYMDERRKVLLEILASLSDDDLAKKTPDGTPDFLADYGQVFETAIWHEGLHSGQLTMVRRSLGHQPAMTPPPSTPGV; via the coding sequence ATGTCCATGATTGAGCGTCTACAACATCAACTTGAATCGGCCCGCGGCTTTACGACACGAATCCTGGCCGACTTTCAGAAAACTGAAGACTGGGTGGCGCAGATCTGCAATCAAAGCAACCATGCCCTATGGTTTATTGGTCATATGGCCACGACCGATAACTTCTTTATCTCGCTTTTGGCCCCCGAGAAGGCCGTGGCGAAAGAGCACTACCAAGAGATGTTCGGTCTCGGCTCGACACCCTCACCCAAACTGGAAGATTATCCCCCGGTTGAAGAAGTGCGCGGCTACATGGACGAGCGCCGCAAAGTGCTTCTCGAGATTCTCGCATCGCTCAGTGACGACGACCTGGCTAAGAAAACGCCGGATGGCACCCCTGACTTCCTGGCTGACTATGGCCAGGTATTCGAGACCGCTATCTGGCACGAAGGTTTACATAGCGGTCAGCTAACCATGGTCCGCCGCTCGCTGGGGCATCAACCGGCCATGACGCCGCCACCGAGCACGCCGGGGGTTTAA
- a CDS encoding metal-dependent transcriptional regulator: MPSLTIENYVKAIYQIALQTPEKAASTGEIAIALQVSPGTVTSMLKTLSETGLASYTKYEGVRLTESGRKLALRVLRRHRLIELFLVHTLDLAWDEVHEEAENMEHAVSDFLVDRIDQFLGYPSSDPHGDPIPTADGKIRTEQGVKLTQWEPGKSFRLVRVMDQSSEFLRYLSEESLQPGCEAKLLTSRAEAGIVTIEIEGRITALGLEAAEKLMVTAVS, encoded by the coding sequence ATGCCCAGCCTGACGATTGAAAACTATGTCAAAGCGATCTATCAGATCGCGCTTCAGACACCGGAAAAGGCGGCCTCGACCGGTGAAATTGCGATCGCCCTGCAAGTTTCGCCCGGCACCGTCACCAGCATGCTGAAAACCCTCAGCGAGACCGGTCTGGCATCGTACACCAAGTACGAAGGGGTTCGCCTAACCGAGAGTGGCCGCAAGCTGGCGCTACGTGTGCTGCGTCGCCACCGATTGATTGAACTGTTCTTAGTTCACACGCTCGACCTTGCCTGGGACGAAGTCCACGAAGAGGCCGAGAATATGGAACATGCCGTCAGCGATTTTCTGGTCGACCGCATCGATCAGTTTCTGGGGTACCCTTCGTCCGATCCTCACGGTGACCCTATTCCTACGGCGGATGGCAAGATTCGCACCGAGCAAGGCGTCAAGCTCACCCAGTGGGAGCCTGGCAAGTCGTTTCGGCTGGTGCGCGTGATGGATCAGAGCTCGGAGTTCTTACGCTACCTGAGCGAAGAATCGCTGCAGCCAGGCTGCGAAGCCAAGTTGCTTACCAGTCGAGCCGAAGCGGGGATCGTCACCATCGAAATCGAAGGCCGCATCACGGCATTGGGGTTGGAAGCGGCCGAAAAGTTGATGGTGACGGCGGTTAGTTAA
- the cysN gene encoding sulfate adenylyltransferase subunit CysN has protein sequence MSHKSDLIATDIHAYLAQHEKKELLRFLTCGSVDDGKSTLLGKLLIESKAAYEDQLAAIEKESATHGTVGGEIDPALLTDGLKEEREQGITIDVAYRYFSTAKRKFIVADTPGHEQYTRNMATGASTADLAIILIDARQGVLTQTKRHSFITSLLGIRHIVVAINKMDLVDYSQEVFEKIKQDYIDFAAKMSADDVHFIPLSALKGDNLVEKSAKMPWYEGATLMHMLENLYIGSDRNLQDFRFPVQLVNRPDLNFRGFCGTVASGTIRPGEEVMVLPSKKTSKVKRIVTMDGDVEEAYPPMSVTLTFEDEIDCSRGDVIVRPGNRPKVDSKFDAMVVWMSEEPLVPGKQYFVKHTTKMMNGTVSRIRYNVDVNTLHREDTPALKLNEIGRCSIKLNQPVCFDPYAKNKTTGAFILIDYMSNRTVGAGMIIDRDASDTDELWDVEGDETLQSTKGNVSADERAARFGQKPATVLLTGLTGAGKTTIAYALERRLFDEGKTSVVLDGQNLRRGISKDLGYTAEQRSENLRRGSEIARMLNDSGMLCIAAFLAPNAEVRQRASEVVGTDRFLTVYLSAPIEVCRQREDSGMYAKADSGEIANFPGVSYEYEVPESADLVLPTHELSVDECVDKIYELLQSRGLID, from the coding sequence ATGTCTCACAAATCTGACCTGATCGCGACCGACATTCACGCTTATCTCGCTCAACACGAGAAGAAGGAACTGCTGCGGTTTTTGACGTGCGGCAGCGTCGACGACGGGAAGAGCACGCTGCTAGGCAAGCTTTTAATCGAATCGAAAGCGGCGTACGAAGATCAGTTGGCGGCGATCGAAAAGGAATCGGCCACGCACGGTACGGTCGGCGGCGAGATCGACCCGGCCTTGTTGACCGATGGTCTGAAAGAGGAACGCGAGCAGGGCATCACGATCGACGTGGCCTATCGTTACTTCTCGACCGCCAAGCGAAAGTTCATCGTTGCCGATACTCCAGGGCACGAGCAATATACCCGCAACATGGCTACTGGCGCTTCGACCGCCGACTTGGCCATCATTCTGATTGATGCTCGCCAAGGAGTACTGACCCAAACCAAGCGGCATAGCTTCATCACGTCGCTGCTGGGGATTCGCCACATTGTGGTCGCCATCAACAAGATGGACCTGGTCGACTACAGCCAGGAAGTGTTCGAGAAGATCAAGCAAGATTACATCGACTTTGCCGCGAAGATGTCGGCCGACGACGTTCACTTCATTCCACTCTCGGCCCTCAAAGGGGACAACCTGGTCGAGAAGAGTGCGAAGATGCCATGGTACGAAGGTGCCACGCTGATGCACATGCTCGAGAACCTGTACATCGGTTCCGACCGCAACCTGCAAGACTTCCGCTTCCCGGTGCAACTGGTCAACCGGCCCGACCTGAACTTCCGTGGTTTCTGCGGCACCGTCGCCTCAGGCACGATTCGCCCCGGCGAAGAAGTCATGGTCCTTCCGTCCAAGAAGACCAGCAAGGTGAAACGCATCGTCACGATGGATGGCGACGTCGAAGAAGCCTATCCGCCGATGTCGGTCACACTGACTTTCGAGGATGAAATCGACTGCAGTCGTGGTGACGTCATCGTACGTCCTGGGAACCGTCCGAAAGTCGACAGCAAGTTCGACGCGATGGTGGTTTGGATGTCCGAAGAACCGCTGGTGCCTGGCAAGCAGTACTTCGTTAAACACACCACCAAGATGATGAATGGGACCGTTTCGCGGATTCGCTACAACGTCGACGTGAATACACTCCATCGCGAAGACACGCCGGCCCTCAAGCTCAACGAAATCGGCCGCTGCAGCATCAAACTGAATCAACCGGTTTGCTTCGATCCGTACGCGAAAAACAAGACGACCGGGGCGTTCATTCTGATCGACTACATGTCCAATCGTACCGTGGGTGCCGGTATGATCATCGATCGCGATGCCAGCGACACCGACGAGCTGTGGGACGTCGAAGGGGACGAGACCTTGCAGAGCACCAAGGGGAACGTTTCCGCCGACGAGCGAGCGGCCCGCTTCGGTCAGAAGCCGGCGACCGTGCTGCTGACCGGTTTGACCGGTGCCGGCAAGACGACGATCGCTTACGCTCTGGAGCGTCGTCTGTTCGACGAAGGCAAGACGAGCGTCGTGCTCGACGGGCAAAACCTGCGCCGCGGTATCAGTAAGGATCTGGGGTACACGGCCGAGCAGCGCAGCGAGAATCTGCGTCGCGGCAGCGAGATTGCCCGAATGCTGAACGATTCGGGCATGCTCTGCATCGCGGCCTTCCTGGCACCAAACGCCGAAGTTCGCCAGCGAGCCAGCGAAGTGGTTGGTACCGATCGATTCCTGACCGTTTACCTTTCGGCTCCGATCGAAGTTTGCCGTCAGCGAGAAGACTCCGGCATGTACGCCAAAGCCGACAGCGGCGAGATCGCCAACTTCCCGGGGGTCAGCTACGAATATGAAGTCCCTGAGAGTGCCGACCTGGTACTTCCCACGCACGAGCTAAGCGTAGACGAGTGCGTCGACAAGATCTACGAACTGCTGCAATCGCGCGGGTTGATCGACTAA
- the cysD gene encoding sulfate adenylyltransferase subunit CysD encodes MSGYQITHLKQLEAESIHIIREVAVEFENPVMLYSVGKDSSVMVQLALKAFYPAKPPFPLMHVDTTWKFKEMIQFREDYARKELGLDLIVHINEEGKKVGIDPFEDSVRHTDLMKTVSLKQALDKYKFDAAFGGARRDEEKSRAKERVFSFRDKNHRWDPKNQRPELWNLYNTKVNKGESIRVFPLSNWTELDVWQYIHLEKIPIVPLYYSAKRPVVWRNDMWIMVDDDRINLQPGEKVEEKMVRFRTLGCYPLTGAVESEADTLPEIIQEMLLTTTSERQGRAIDKDQGASMQKKKEEGYF; translated from the coding sequence ATGTCCGGTTATCAGATTACGCATCTCAAACAGCTGGAAGCAGAGAGCATCCACATCATCCGCGAGGTCGCGGTCGAGTTTGAGAACCCGGTGATGTTGTATTCCGTCGGAAAAGATTCTTCCGTCATGGTTCAGCTGGCGTTGAAGGCCTTCTACCCGGCAAAGCCACCGTTTCCCTTGATGCATGTCGATACGACGTGGAAGTTCAAGGAAATGATTCAGTTCCGCGAGGATTACGCTCGCAAGGAACTGGGACTCGATTTGATCGTGCACATCAACGAAGAAGGCAAGAAAGTCGGCATCGATCCGTTCGAGGACAGTGTCCGTCACACCGACTTGATGAAGACGGTCTCGCTGAAGCAGGCACTCGACAAGTACAAGTTTGACGCTGCATTCGGTGGTGCTCGCCGCGATGAAGAGAAGTCGCGAGCCAAGGAACGAGTTTTCTCGTTCCGTGATAAGAACCACCGCTGGGACCCAAAAAATCAGCGTCCCGAGTTGTGGAACCTGTACAACACCAAGGTGAACAAAGGGGAAAGCATTCGCGTGTTTCCTCTTTCCAACTGGACGGAACTCGACGTCTGGCAGTACATCCACTTGGAAAAGATTCCGATCGTGCCGTTGTACTACTCGGCCAAACGCCCCGTCGTTTGGCGAAACGATATGTGGATCATGGTTGACGACGACCGCATCAACCTTCAGCCAGGCGAAAAGGTGGAAGAGAAAATGGTTCGGTTCCGCACGCTCGGCTGCTATCCGCTGACCGGTGCCGTGGAATCGGAGGCCGACACGCTTCCCGAAATCATTCAGGAAATGCTTCTGACCACGACGTCCGAACGCCAAGGACGCGCAATCGACAAAGATCAGGGCGCCTCGATGCAGAAAAAGAAGGAAGAGGGTTACTTCTAA
- the rsmG gene encoding 16S rRNA (guanine(527)-N(7))-methyltransferase RsmG: MSEDGSPSATLEDALQKYGAPLPAEIRDQLQRYIDALWEINKSLNLTRHTDYDKFVARDLIDSLALAGQLKPNEEILDMGSGGGVPGIVIAILRPDVRVTLCDSVGKKAHAMQAIVEQLDLEVPVYHNRAEEILEDLSFDAVVCRAVAPMKKLLTWLDGHWLAAGRLLTIKGGRWLEEVKEARHHGVTKGVEIRNAHEYETPGNDHPSVIVKVWPKGRKEP, from the coding sequence CCCTGCAGAAGTATGGGGCCCCGCTGCCCGCTGAAATCCGCGACCAACTTCAGCGGTACATCGACGCGCTTTGGGAGATCAACAAGTCGCTGAATCTCACGCGGCATACCGACTACGACAAGTTCGTCGCCCGTGATCTGATCGACAGCCTGGCATTGGCAGGGCAGTTGAAGCCGAATGAAGAAATCCTCGACATGGGAAGTGGCGGGGGAGTGCCTGGCATTGTGATCGCGATCCTTCGTCCTGACGTTCGTGTCACGCTGTGTGATTCGGTGGGCAAGAAGGCTCACGCGATGCAAGCCATCGTTGAACAGCTCGACCTGGAGGTTCCCGTTTACCACAATCGAGCGGAAGAGATCCTGGAAGACCTCAGCTTCGACGCCGTCGTGTGTCGCGCCGTTGCGCCGATGAAGAAACTGCTGACGTGGTTGGATGGGCATTGGCTGGCTGCTGGCCGACTGTTGACGATCAAGGGTGGCCGTTGGCTCGAAGAAGTGAAAGAAGCCCGTCATCATGGTGTGACTAAGGGAGTTGAGATCCGCAACGCCCACGAATACGAGACGCCCGGCAATGATCACCCCAGCGTGATCGTGAAAGTTTGGCCGAAAGGCCGCAAAGAGCCTTAA